The genomic interval TCGCCGCCCATGACGTGCATGAGCCGCTTGACGATGGCCAGTCCGAGTCCGGCACCCTGGAACTGGCGAGTGTAGGAAGTTTCGTTTTGAGTGAAGCGCTCGAAGACCAAATCGATCTTCTCGTCGGGGATGCCGATGCCGGTATCGCTGACGCTGATGTACAAATGGGCCTTGTCCGGGTCATCGCGGAACGACCGGGTCCATGCCTCCACACGGACCGAGCCTTCGGCGGTGAATTTGACGGCGTTGCCGACAAGGTTGAACAGGATCTGCCGGATGCGTGCTTCATCCCCGACCAGTCGTTCGAATGAACCGGTTTCGACCGAGGTGATGAGGTCGACCCTCTTATCCGCACAGGCCATGCTGAAGATATGGGACACGGAATCGAGGAGACCTTTGAGCTCGAAGGGTTCACTGGCCAGCGTGATCCAGCCCGCTTCCATGCGCGAGAAGTCCAGGATGTCGTTCAGAAGGGAAAGGAGCCTGCGGCTGGAGTCGAAGGCCATCTGGATGTATTTGTCCTGTTCCTCGGGACCGCCCCCAAGGCGCAGGAGCTGGAGCATGCCCAGCACTCCGTTGAGCGGCGTGCGGATTTCATGGCTCATGTTGGCCAGGAATTCAGATTTGGATCGGTTGGCGGATTCGGCAGCCTCCTTGGCGGCCAGTGTCGTGAGTTCGGCGTGTTTGCGGACTGTGATGTCCTCGCTGAAGCAGACGATGCCGCCAACCTCGCCGGAATCCCTGCGCCATGGCCTGATCTCCCAGCAGATCCACTGTGTGGAGCCGTCGGCGTGTTCAAAGAGGTCCTCGGCTGCGGACTCTACCGCGCCGGCCAGGCAACGACGATGGATTTCCTTCCAGTGTTCGGGAATGTCCGGAAATATTTCGTAATGGCTTATGCCGATAAGGTTCCGGTCGCCGAGATTGTAGTCCTCTGCCCAGCGACGACTGACGGCGATGTAGCGCATCCGGGTATCGAACATTGCGATGGATGCGGGTGCGTACTCCACGAACAAGCGCAGTTGTTCCTCCCGTTCGGACAATACCCTGCGCATCCGGATTTTCTGCAGCGCTTCCGAAACGGCTACCGCCAGGGATTCGGCGACCTCCTGGTCAAGAGGGTCGTAGCCTCCGGGTTTGTTGCCCAAACCGACCATGCCGATGACCTTGCTCCCGTGTTTGATCGGCACGCCCAGAAAAGATGTCAGCGGGGGGTGCCCGCCCGGGATGCCGCGCCAATCCGGGTGTTTCGAAGGATCGTTGGTCAGAACGGAGATTCCGTTGGTCATGACCGCGCGGTAGATTCCCCGAACGGGGAATTTCTTGGGCGGCAAGTTCCCCGTGGACTTCGCGGCCAGATACATGCTGCATTGTTCCCAGCCCGGATCGGTCATGGCGAATATTTCCAGCATCCCGGAACTGCCCAGCTCTCCCAAGAAGCCGAAGGAACTGTCCGTGAGCTTCTCCATGATTTTCAGGCAGGCTTTGCCGAAGTGTTCCTCGTTGGTGTTGGTCAAAGCGATGCGGAAGACCTGATTCACGGCCTCCTGCATTGCATTCGTGCGCTGTAAGCGCATCTGAGCCTTTTTGCGGTCCGTGATGTCCATTCCGTAAATATTGAAATAGTCTTTCCCTTTGATGGGCGTGATGTCCATGAACAGGATCCGCTCACCCACATTGATTTCGAACTGGGTATGTGCGTCGCGCCGGAGGGGCATATCAATGTGTGCACGCAATGATTCCGGGACGCGATCACCCGTTTGAAGTCCGAACTGGCGCAGAAAGGCCTCGCTGGATCTGTTGGCATGGGTGATGCTCAGGTCCGGATCGATGCGCATGACCAGGGAGGGGTTTTCGGCCGGGAATTTGGCCCAGCTCTGGGCTTCCAATTCCGCCAGTTTGCGGTCCGTGATGTCACGGTTGCTGATGCGCCGGCCTAGGGGGGTGCCGTCCGGCGCAAAAATGTCCACGCAGTGGTGACTGATCCAGATCACCCGGCCGTCGCGGTGGACAATCCGGAAATCGAGACTTTCGGACGACTTGTTTTTAGTCCTCTTTTTCTTCAAGTGGGCCTGGTACAGCTCTCTGTCTTCAGGGTGTACGATTTTCAGGATCAGATCCGCATCCGCCAGAAACTCTTCGGCGTTGTAACCGGTTATCCGCAGGCAGGCGGGGGAGACCCACAGCAAGCGTTCGTCAGCGGAGCGCCAGTATTCCCAGTCGAAGGTGTAGTCGGCCACGGTGCGAAGCATGATCTCGCTTTCCCGCAGTTGCCGCTCCATCCGTTTGGACTCGCTGATGTCCAGGGCATAGGCCACGCGGGACACGGGGCGGCCGGATTCGTCCCTGAGGACGGTCAAATCCAGCAGGACCGGGAAGGTGCTGCCGTCCTTTCTCAGGTGTTCGGACTCGAACACGCCGTGGCCGTCTGTCTCGACGGTCCGGATCTGTTCCGGCAGAAGAGCGCGGGCTTCGGGCGAGAATAGATCGAACACGGGCAGAGCGACCAGCTCCTCGGGCAGAAAACCGCGTTGGCGGGCGAAGGACGGATTCACGGTCACAAGCGAGTTGTCATCTACTTTGGAGATGGCTATCCCGAATTCGGCGTTTTCGAAGACGTGCTGCCAGCGCCGGGCCTGGCTCTGAGCGCGTTTCAGGTCAGTGATGTCCAGAAACGTCCCTACGGCGCCGGACACGGCCCCCGTGAAATTACGCAATGGGGTTGCGTTGCCGAGAATGGTGCGGATTTCACCGTCGGCGAAGACCAGGTCCACCTCCTGGGAAATTACGACTTCGCCTTTTGCGGCACGCTGCATCGGCAATTCGTGCAGCTCCAATTTCCTGCCTTTGGACATGGTCTTATAGGAGACGCCCTCGAAGGTTTTGCTGGCATTGGTTCCGGGTTCCATGCGCAAAATCCGATAGCTGGCCTGATTGCCGATGATGGTTCTGGCCTCTGTGTCGCGGGTGATCCATATCGCAGCCGGGGCCTGTTCCATGATGGCTTCAAGTTCCATGGCACGCCGCTCAGATTCCATGCGAGCCAGATCCAGCTCCTGCGTACGTTTGGCCACCAGGGCTTCAAGTTCCTCATTGTTCAGCCGCAGCACCTGTTCCGCGGCTTTCAGCTTGCTGATGTCCGTGTAGGTCATGACCACGCCTTCCACATCACCCCGGATGTCGTAGTACGGGAAGACGCGCTTGAGGAAGTATCGTCCGCCTGCGTCTCGCAGTTCCCTATCCAGCTCCGTGCATGTGCGCCGGACCTCCCGGGCGTCATGGAGCAGGTTGTCATCGGCCACGCGGGACTTCACTTCGGAAATGAGGCGTCCCTGGTCCGCAACGGCAAGATGGAAGACTTCAGTGGCCTCCGGCGTCGCGCGCATGACGCGCAGCTCCCTGTCCAAAAAGACGGCGGGCAGCTTGGTGCTGCGCAGCAGGTTCTCCACGAAGCCGTGCGCGTGGGCGAGTTCCTCCACCTTGACCGAGAGTTCCTCATTCAAGGATTGCAGTTCTTCGCGCGAGGCGTCCATCTCCTCGTTGGAGGACTGCAGCTCCTCGTTCATGCTGATCAGTTCTTCGTTGGATGCGCGTAATTCCTCGTTGAGCTTTTCATACTCCTCGATGACTTTTTGCAGCTGCTCCTGTGTGGCCTGAAGTTCGTCCTCATACCGCAGCACAAGGCTGCTTTCGCTCAGACTTTGAGGGACGGCACAGTCGGGTCTGATTTCCCGGGTCTCGATTTCCTTGAAAATGACCAGCACGGAGAGCAGACGTCCCTTATCGTCCGTGACTGGATCGGCGCAGAGGTCCAGCCAACGGGAAGGATCGCCCTGCAGGCGTATCCCACTGGCCGTGCTCGGCTCCAGCGAAGAAAAAGCCTGGTTCAGGACGGAGCGCAGGTGCAGCCGCAGGTCCTTTCGTGCGAGCTTGAGAATGTTCAGGCTTGGTTCGCCCGAAGCCAGCGAAAGATAGGGTGTGGTGTCTCCGGTCAGGTGGAGGATGTGATATTCGGGGCTGACCAGGGCGGCGGCGGGGGAGTAGTGGCGGAGCAGGACTTCGCTGGCCGTTGTCGCCGGACTTTTGATCCTCGGCGGGGAGAATTCAGGCAGGACTGGCAGCGACAGGGAGCGGCGCAGCATGACCGAACTGTTCACGTCCGGTCGTTCGGCGCCGGCACGGCTGCGGAATATCCTCCATTTCTTGTCGATGACTTCCAGGTGCAGGTTGGTGTTATCCACGTTTTCGGCGGATCCGAGGAAGAGAAAGCCCCCGGCGTGGAGGGCGTGCGCCATCAGGGACAGGGCCTTGGACTGCAGAGGGGGCGTGAGGTAGATCAGCAGGTTGCGGCATACCACCAGGTCGAGATGCAGAAAAGGCGGGTCCTGCAGCAGGTTGTGGTGCACGAAGACAATCCGTTCCCGAAGCCGGGGCTGGACCGTCCAGTCGCGGTTGCCGCTCAGGAAATGGCGCTCCAGGCGCTCCTTGGAGACATGCCGCAGCGCCTTGGCGGGGTAGGTCCCTTTTCGGGCCGTTTCGATGGATCGCTGGTCGATGTCGGTGGCGAAGATTTTCACTCCGCAGCGAATGTCCTCCTGCTGCATGTATTCGTCGAGGAGCATGGCGATGGAATATGCTTCTTCACCCGTGGAACAGCCGGCAACCCAGACACGTATGGTCTCGTCGTCGGATCTGTCCTCGAAAATCTTCGGCAGGACCTTCTCGCGAATCACCTCGAATGCATCTGGGTCGCGGAAGAAGGAAGTGACCCCGATGAACATGGATTTGAAAAGTTCAAGTGATTCTTCAGGATTGTTTTCCAGTTCCCGCAGGTACTCGTCCAGGCTCGTCCGACCGGTCAGAAGCCGTCTCTTGTTGATACGGCGGACAATGGTGCTATGCCTGTATCCGGAAAGATCCTGGCCGGTCTGTTGCTGTATGAGGTCGAAAATCTTTTTGATGTGGCACGGCTTTTCTGTCTGAGCCATGGGCATGCCGGCGAGTTCTGTGATCCGTGCGCCCAGTTCCTCAAGGGGCAGAACCGCGTCCACCACTCCTGTTTCCAGGACGCTTGAGGGCATTCCCGGCTGGATGGCGGTCAATGGGTCCTGGACAAGCACCAGACCTTCGGCCTTGGAAACATGGACGGCTCCAATTGCGCCGTCGGACCCCGAGCCCGACAGAATGACGCAGGCCGCGTTGCATCCCTGGTCACGCGCCAGGTTGTCGAGAAAACGGTCAATGATCCTGTAGCGCAGATCGTGTCCGGACGGCAGCAGCCTCAGCACGCCGTTCTCGATGCCCAATTCCCATCCGGACGGCACGGTGTAGATGGTGCCGGGCTGAAGAGGCGTGGTTTCTCCAATTTCTCGCACGGGCAGGGGAGTGAAGCTGGCCAGCACTTCCTGCATGTGGCTCTTCGTATCGGCGGGCTGGTGCGTGACAACCACGAGTGCCGCCCGGAGCGTTGCAGGGATATGAGCTAAGAGGGTGCGCAGGGCTTCAATGCCGCCGGCCGAAGCCCCGATGGCGACGACCGGAAAAGGCAGACGCTTGCTCTTGCGTTTTGATTCGCTGTGGTGGGCGTCTCGGGGGGCCGTGCTCCGTTCGCTCATGGGGGCTCCTGTTTGAGGAGGCGTTCTCCTCCGGGTGTCTGTTTGCAACACGTATTCAAGACACGGAATCCACGGAACGATGCTCTTTCCGCAGAATCTGCGCGCGTCTTGTTCTGGATCGCCAGAAGTTGCCGACGTGCGTGTCGGACCCGCTTTGCACCCTTCCATAAGCCTCAACACGACGACGCTGTCAACGAAATGAATGTATGACAACACTGGGTTGCGAGGTTAGGCGTTTTTTGTATCGGGAGGATTCCCGTAGCGCCGTTCGTCACTTGCGTGAGACCGTTCCATCAAGGCGGAAGATACCGGCGACTTGACCGCTCAAGAGAAGTATCGACAACCGGCCGACAGTCTGTGGTTCCGCATGGGCAGGGCCGGGAGTTGGCTCTGAAATGACGCGCGAGGGTGTCCGGAATTTGTGTAAACGGCAGTGTTAGAGGTTGATCATTCTGTCTTCGAACTGGATGCTAAATCTTGTCAGCGCAGCTTTCCAGTCTCGAATCGGCATAGTCCATTTCCGGCTGATGTTCTGTAGTGCCAGATAGAAGAGCTTGGCAAGGGAGTCGTCACTCGGGACCGATCAACGCCGCGTTTGGGGCGTAAAATGGAGGTTGTGATGTCGCGTTCCCGGAAGCTCGTTTGGCAGGGTGTCCTCTCGCTCGCCATTTGGACCGTGTTCGTTGGGTTTCTCTACAGGGACGCTTCAGAAGAACGTCGCCTTCTTCAAGGTCGCCTAGGCCTGCTCCTGAGCACCAATCAGACTTCGTGGTCTTTCTTCCAGCTTCCAAAGAAAGGTGAACATACAAAAACAAGTCCATTTTTGTGTGCTTGTTTTTGTTTGTGGCGGAGCGTCTTGACCACGAGCTGCTTCGCCCACAAATGTCTTAGCCAAGGCGAACGCACTGTGGACCATCTGATCCAGTCCGTGCGTTCCGGCTAGTAGAGTTTCCACCTGA from Desulfomicrobium apsheronum carries:
- a CDS encoding PAS domain S-box protein, whose protein sequence is MSERSTAPRDAHHSESKRKSKRLPFPVVAIGASAGGIEALRTLLAHIPATLRAALVVVTHQPADTKSHMQEVLASFTPLPVREIGETTPLQPGTIYTVPSGWELGIENGVLRLLPSGHDLRYRIIDRFLDNLARDQGCNAACVILSGSGSDGAIGAVHVSKAEGLVLVQDPLTAIQPGMPSSVLETGVVDAVLPLEELGARITELAGMPMAQTEKPCHIKKIFDLIQQQTGQDLSGYRHSTIVRRINKRRLLTGRTSLDEYLRELENNPEESLELFKSMFIGVTSFFRDPDAFEVIREKVLPKIFEDRSDDETIRVWVAGCSTGEEAYSIAMLLDEYMQQEDIRCGVKIFATDIDQRSIETARKGTYPAKALRHVSKERLERHFLSGNRDWTVQPRLRERIVFVHHNLLQDPPFLHLDLVVCRNLLIYLTPPLQSKALSLMAHALHAGGFLFLGSAENVDNTNLHLEVIDKKWRIFRSRAGAERPDVNSSVMLRRSLSLPVLPEFSPPRIKSPATTASEVLLRHYSPAAALVSPEYHILHLTGDTTPYLSLASGEPSLNILKLARKDLRLHLRSVLNQAFSSLEPSTASGIRLQGDPSRWLDLCADPVTDDKGRLLSVLVIFKEIETREIRPDCAVPQSLSESSLVLRYEDELQATQEQLQKVIEEYEKLNEELRASNEELISMNEELQSSNEEMDASREELQSLNEELSVKVEELAHAHGFVENLLRSTKLPAVFLDRELRVMRATPEATEVFHLAVADQGRLISEVKSRVADDNLLHDAREVRRTCTELDRELRDAGGRYFLKRVFPYYDIRGDVEGVVMTYTDISKLKAAEQVLRLNNEELEALVAKRTQELDLARMESERRAMELEAIMEQAPAAIWITRDTEARTIIGNQASYRILRMEPGTNASKTFEGVSYKTMSKGRKLELHELPMQRAAKGEVVISQEVDLVFADGEIRTILGNATPLRNFTGAVSGAVGTFLDITDLKRAQSQARRWQHVFENAEFGIAISKVDDNSLVTVNPSFARQRGFLPEELVALPVFDLFSPEARALLPEQIRTVETDGHGVFESEHLRKDGSTFPVLLDLTVLRDESGRPVSRVAYALDISESKRMERQLRESEIMLRTVADYTFDWEYWRSADERLLWVSPACLRITGYNAEEFLADADLILKIVHPEDRELYQAHLKKKRTKNKSSESLDFRIVHRDGRVIWISHHCVDIFAPDGTPLGRRISNRDITDRKLAELEAQSWAKFPAENPSLVMRIDPDLSITHANRSSEAFLRQFGLQTGDRVPESLRAHIDMPLRRDAHTQFEINVGERILFMDITPIKGKDYFNIYGMDITDRKKAQMRLQRTNAMQEAVNQVFRIALTNTNEEHFGKACLKIMEKLTDSSFGFLGELGSSGMLEIFAMTDPGWEQCSMYLAAKSTGNLPPKKFPVRGIYRAVMTNGISVLTNDPSKHPDWRGIPGGHPPLTSFLGVPIKHGSKVIGMVGLGNKPGGYDPLDQEVAESLAVAVSEALQKIRMRRVLSEREEQLRLFVEYAPASIAMFDTRMRYIAVSRRWAEDYNLGDRNLIGISHYEIFPDIPEHWKEIHRRCLAGAVESAAEDLFEHADGSTQWICWEIRPWRRDSGEVGGIVCFSEDITVRKHAELTTLAAKEAAESANRSKSEFLANMSHEIRTPLNGVLGMLQLLRLGGGPEEQDKYIQMAFDSSRRLLSLLNDILDFSRMEAGWITLASEPFELKGLLDSVSHIFSMACADKRVDLITSVETGSFERLVGDEARIRQILFNLVGNAVKFTAEGSVRVEAWTRSFRDDPDKAHLYISVSDTGIGIPDEKIDLVFERFTQNETSYTRQFQGAGLGLAIVKRLMHVMGGDIFVDSAVGQGTTIMLHLPMPIDGQFRVVESGKRHETTDGDRVLSILVVEDEVVSQLAVAALLKRMGHEVTCVGDGREAVEAVRRHSFDCVFMDIQMPVMSGLEATENIRKIKEPKGRSDVWIIALTAYALSGDKEKFLAAGMNDYISKPTQTNQLAEAIRRFMTKKG